AGGATTATTTACCGGGCTTTACAGCTGTTAGAGTTGATGTAGAAGATGTAAAAAACCTTTTTATCTATAAAAAATTCGGTGAGGGTGAGCATCTCTGTTTTGCAGGACATGTAGATGTAGTTCCAGCTGGTTCAAAAGGTTGGGATACTGATCCCTATCAAGCTACAGAGAAAGACGGTTATATTTACGGACGTGGCACACAAGATATGAAAAGTGGAGTAGCGGCATTTACACAAGCCGTTAATGAAGCAGATAGTTTCAATGGAACACTTTCACTTTTACTTACATCTGATGAAGAGGGTGATGCAATTAATGGTACGGTAAAAGTATTAGAATACTTAAGAGATAAAGAGATGCTGCCTGACTTTTGTGTAGTTGCTGAACCGACTTGTGAAGAGAACTTTGGAGATGCCATTAAAGTAGGGCGTCGCGGTTCTATAAACGGTTACATCACTATTAAAGGGAAGCAAGGTCATGCTGCGTATCCTGAAAAAGCTATTAATCCGATCCATCAAATCTCACAAGTACTCGGTGAGATGGCCGGAGTTGACCTAGATAACGGGGATGAACACTTCGCACCTTCAAAATTTGTAGTAACTGATATTCGTGCAGGTATGCAGGTAACAAATGTTACTCCAAATGAACTTCAAATGATGTTCAATGTACGTAATAATACAAAAACAACGCAAGAAGAGATTAAGGCATTTGTAGAAAAATATCTGGGAGACCTTGATTATGAACTTAGACTTACGCAAGGTTCTTATCCGTTTAAAACAGATACAGATACAAAAATAGTAAAAAAGATAGACCAGGCTATTGAAAAAGTAACATCTATTAAACCTAAACACTCAACTGCCGGTGGAACAAGTGATGCACGCTTTATCTCCGCATTTGGAGTTGATGTGGTAGAATTCGGTGTCAAGAATGACACCATTCACGCTGTAAATGAAAGAACTTCAAAAAAAGAGGTTGAAGGTTTATGTCAGGTTTTTAAAACTTTGATAGAAATATGGGATAAATAGTATGAAAAAAATAGTTTTATTTTTAGCAATGACGTTTTCGTTATTTGCTTCGGGAATCGATTGGCCGCATGACTATAAACAAGCATTGATAGATGCAAAAAAATCAAACAAACTTGTATATGTACTTTTAACATCGGATAATTGTAGATGGTGTAGAAAATTTGAAAATACAACTTTACAGGAAAAAGCTATACAAGAAAGATTAGCAAAAGAGTTTGTCGTAGTACATATCTCTAGAGATCGTCATTTTGTACCTAAAAATTTTGAAACTACACCAGTACCTAGACACTAT
Above is a window of Sulfurimonas marina DNA encoding:
- the dapE gene encoding succinyl-diaminopimelate desuccinylase, with the protein product MQIIELFKYMINSKSETPDDGGLLLFIEDYLPGFTAVRVDVEDVKNLFIYKKFGEGEHLCFAGHVDVVPAGSKGWDTDPYQATEKDGYIYGRGTQDMKSGVAAFTQAVNEADSFNGTLSLLLTSDEEGDAINGTVKVLEYLRDKEMLPDFCVVAEPTCEENFGDAIKVGRRGSINGYITIKGKQGHAAYPEKAINPIHQISQVLGEMAGVDLDNGDEHFAPSKFVVTDIRAGMQVTNVTPNELQMMFNVRNNTKTTQEEIKAFVEKYLGDLDYELRLTQGSYPFKTDTDTKIVKKIDQAIEKVTSIKPKHSTAGGTSDARFISAFGVDVVEFGVKNDTIHAVNERTSKKEVEGLCQVFKTLIEIWDK
- a CDS encoding thioredoxin family protein — its product is MKKIVLFLAMTFSLFASGIDWPHDYKQALIDAKKSNKLVYVLLTSDNCRWCRKFENTTLQEKAIQERLAKEFVVVHISRDRHFVPKNFETTPVPRHYFVDSQGEILYETLGHRGVECFDSFMDNAHDRLKVNK